Proteins encoded within one genomic window of Rhodoflexus caldus:
- a CDS encoding DNA recombination protein RmuC, which yields MEEFLYILVGILAGGALVGLWMRNLATMQQADYERQIIQLKADKQLAETRLQDKEKEWQQLREQLQGQFRQIAGEVLEEKGKKIANANQEQVAMLLAPVQQRLQDFQRKVEEVYDKESKQRFALEKEIRHLYELNQQITKEAHNLTQALRGQAKIRGNWGEMILESILEKSGLERDREYRTQLAVSNAEGKRLQPDVVIALPDGKYFIIDAKVSLNAYEQYTAAESEEQRQHHLREHLQSVRRHVQDLSQKNYHQAIGAGSPDFVLMFMPVEPAFYLAVQHDAELFFWAFERRIIPVSASTLMATLRTTATLWRLDKQNKNAEEIAREGGALYEKLTGFVTDLQKIGHEIEQAKNAYEQAFAKLRTGKGNLLARAEKMRKLGAKTSKVLPGELFDNEEDTM from the coding sequence ATGGAAGAGTTCCTCTACATACTTGTAGGCATACTGGCAGGCGGGGCATTGGTCGGGTTGTGGATGCGCAACCTTGCAACAATGCAACAAGCTGATTATGAGAGACAAATCATTCAATTAAAAGCAGATAAACAATTAGCAGAAACGCGGTTGCAAGACAAAGAAAAAGAATGGCAACAGCTGCGCGAGCAATTGCAGGGACAGTTTCGTCAAATTGCCGGTGAGGTATTGGAAGAAAAAGGAAAGAAAATCGCCAATGCAAACCAAGAACAAGTAGCAATGCTATTGGCGCCCGTGCAACAACGCTTGCAGGATTTTCAGCGCAAAGTGGAAGAAGTTTATGATAAAGAGTCAAAACAGCGCTTTGCATTGGAAAAAGAAATTAGGCATTTGTATGAATTAAATCAGCAAATTACCAAAGAAGCACACAACCTGACGCAAGCACTGCGCGGGCAGGCTAAAATACGCGGCAACTGGGGCGAAATGATTCTGGAAAGTATTTTAGAGAAAAGCGGGCTGGAGCGTGACAGAGAATATCGCACACAACTTGCCGTGAGCAATGCCGAGGGCAAACGCCTGCAACCTGATGTGGTAATAGCATTGCCCGATGGCAAATATTTTATCATTGATGCCAAAGTTTCACTCAATGCCTATGAGCAGTATACTGCCGCCGAGTCGGAGGAGCAGCGCCAGCACCATCTGCGTGAACATTTGCAATCTGTCCGTCGGCATGTGCAGGATTTGAGCCAAAAAAATTATCACCAAGCAATCGGCGCGGGCAGCCCCGATTTTGTGTTGATGTTTATGCCTGTTGAGCCGGCCTTTTACTTGGCCGTACAACATGATGCGGAACTGTTTTTTTGGGCATTTGAGCGGCGAATTATTCCGGTAAGCGCTTCCACACTGATGGCAACTTTGCGAACCACGGCAACCCTTTGGCGATTGGACAAACAGAATAAAAATGCCGAGGAAATTGCACGCGAAGGCGGAGCCCTCTATGAGAAATTAACGGGCTTTGTAACCGATTTACAAAAAATTGGCCATGAGATAGAACAGGCAAAGAATGCCTATGAGCAAGCCTTTGCCAAATTGCGCACAGGCAAGGGCAATCTGCTTGCAAGAGCTGAGAAAATGCGCAAACTGGGTGCTAAAACATCAAAAGTATTACCCGGAGAACTGTTTGATAATGAGGAGGATACAATGTAA
- the eat gene encoding ethanolamine permease has protein sequence MKEEPGGALRKEINTVQLWAIAVGLVISGEYFGWNYGWAASGTIGFLLATLLVTLMYVSFIFSYTELTSAIPQAGGPFSYAKRAFGPLGGFLAGFATLVDFLLAPPAIAYALGSYAHFLHPEIPVVPTAIVSYAIFIGVNLLGIKEGAQFSLVVTLLSVGEILLFMGLIVPHFEWHSFAAHNPQPLNAGHIFAGVPYAIWFFVAIEGVAMVAEEVKNPQKTIARGYLLSIGTLVLLAIGIMVLSGGVGDWRQLINIDHPLPETLAMALGHNNVWSKIFTGLGLFGLIASFHCNTISYSRQIYAMAREGFLPQFLTRLNKHQTPHWALIAGGGVGFIAIFSGKTDQIITLSVLGAVVMYVFSMASLLVLRIKEPNLHRPFRVPMYPYLPWTALILTVLCAVAIVYYNPLISLIFIGLMLLSLIWFALVKNRLTVLEVDEHAKQTTQA, from the coding sequence ATGAAAGAAGAACCCGGCGGGGCGCTCCGCAAAGAGATTAATACCGTGCAATTGTGGGCTATTGCCGTCGGGCTGGTCATTTCAGGAGAATATTTCGGGTGGAATTACGGCTGGGCAGCTTCTGGAACCATCGGGTTTCTGCTGGCAACGCTGCTGGTTACGCTGATGTATGTCAGCTTCATTTTCAGTTATACCGAGCTTACTTCGGCCATTCCGCAGGCAGGAGGCCCTTTTTCGTATGCCAAACGCGCATTCGGGCCACTTGGCGGCTTCTTGGCAGGTTTTGCCACATTGGTTGATTTTTTACTTGCACCACCCGCAATTGCCTACGCTTTGGGCAGCTATGCCCATTTTCTGCACCCCGAAATTCCCGTAGTACCAACGGCTATCGTCTCCTATGCCATTTTTATTGGCGTAAATTTATTGGGGATTAAAGAAGGAGCGCAGTTTTCATTGGTAGTTACGCTGCTTTCCGTTGGCGAAATTTTGCTTTTTATGGGGCTGATTGTGCCGCACTTTGAGTGGCATTCGTTTGCCGCACACAATCCGCAGCCGCTCAATGCGGGGCACATATTTGCAGGCGTGCCCTATGCCATTTGGTTTTTTGTTGCCATAGAAGGCGTAGCAATGGTTGCCGAAGAAGTGAAAAACCCGCAAAAAACCATTGCTCGGGGCTATCTGCTCAGCATTGGTACTTTGGTGCTGCTTGCCATAGGAATTATGGTACTCAGCGGCGGCGTAGGCGACTGGCGGCAACTGATTAATATAGATCACCCACTCCCCGAAACGCTTGCCATGGCTCTGGGGCACAACAATGTTTGGTCAAAAATTTTCACAGGATTGGGACTTTTCGGCCTCATTGCATCTTTTCACTGCAATACCATCAGCTATTCGCGACAAATCTATGCCATGGCACGCGAAGGGTTTTTACCGCAGTTTCTTACCCGCCTGAACAAGCATCAAACCCCTCATTGGGCACTGATTGCCGGAGGCGGCGTAGGATTTATCGCTATTTTTTCAGGAAAAACAGACCAAATTATTACACTTTCGGTGCTGGGTGCAGTAGTTATGTATGTGTTCAGCATGGCGAGCCTGCTTGTGCTCCGCATAAAAGAACCGAATCTACATCGGCCGTTCCGCGTGCCGATGTACCCTTACCTGCCTTGGACAGCCCTCATCCTCACGGTATTGTGCGCCGTGGCAATCGTTTATTATAACCCGCTCATCAGCCTGATTTTTATCGGGTTAATGCTGCTGTCTTTAATTTGGTTTGCGTTGGTCAAAAACCGCCTGACCGTGCTTGAAGTTGATGAGCACGCCAAGCAAACCACTCAGGCATAA
- the xseA gene encoding exodeoxyribonuclease VII large subunit, with protein sequence MQEKFFTLLQLNKSIRNLVAGIGREFWIVAEIAHIQVQEHAYLELVQKENERIVAKARGIIWGNVLQQLLAEQPETLPMILKAGANIRCRVVVNFHEVHGLALHINAVDAFYTLGEMEQQRLRTLAKLEQSGLLYLQQNLSLPPVLQKIAVVSSETAAGFGDFMNQLDANPWGYRFVVTLFPASVQGENAVPGLVEQIGRVGKHFDVLVIIRGGGARLDLEVFNSEAVAAAIARCPIPVLTGIGHQRDSTIADRTAYLSLKTPTAVAEFILQNNLQFESKIFDLMRKIALYGSGKINEQHALLNEWRLGLIRKTHEKISREHMQQQRLQMGVKSFTKEKMRSARHRLEVFEQFFRFSNPKYLLEKGYFLIRQHHHYLKASDLQPDMQVEIEGDRLIVEAKIGNKIN encoded by the coding sequence ATGCAAGAAAAGTTTTTTACACTGCTGCAACTGAACAAAAGTATCCGCAATTTGGTGGCAGGCATCGGCCGCGAATTTTGGATTGTGGCAGAAATCGCGCACATACAAGTACAGGAACACGCCTACCTTGAACTGGTGCAGAAAGAGAACGAGCGGATTGTAGCCAAAGCGCGAGGCATCATTTGGGGAAATGTGTTGCAGCAACTGTTAGCCGAACAGCCCGAAACATTACCGATGATACTCAAAGCGGGAGCCAATATACGCTGCCGAGTTGTGGTTAATTTTCACGAAGTGCACGGGCTTGCCCTGCATATCAATGCGGTTGATGCTTTCTACACCTTGGGCGAAATGGAACAACAACGCCTCCGAACATTAGCCAAATTAGAACAGAGTGGTCTGTTATATTTACAGCAAAACTTATCATTACCCCCTGTATTGCAAAAAATTGCTGTGGTGTCGTCTGAAACAGCCGCAGGTTTTGGCGATTTTATGAATCAATTGGATGCTAATCCGTGGGGCTATCGCTTTGTCGTTACCCTGTTTCCGGCGAGTGTACAGGGCGAAAATGCCGTTCCGGGATTAGTTGAGCAAATCGGCAGAGTAGGCAAGCACTTTGATGTATTGGTGATTATTCGGGGGGGCGGTGCAAGGTTAGACTTAGAAGTTTTTAACTCGGAAGCTGTTGCAGCAGCCATTGCCCGTTGTCCGATTCCCGTTTTGACAGGTATAGGCCATCAGCGCGACAGTACTATTGCCGACCGAACGGCGTATTTATCGCTTAAAACACCTACGGCAGTTGCTGAGTTTATTTTGCAAAATAATTTACAATTTGAAAGCAAGATTTTTGATTTAATGCGAAAAATTGCCTTATACGGCTCAGGAAAAATCAATGAACAACACGCGTTGCTTAATGAATGGCGACTTGGTCTTATCAGAAAAACCCATGAAAAAATCAGTCGTGAACATATGCAGCAGCAGCGTCTGCAAATGGGCGTCAAATCTTTCACAAAGGAAAAAATGCGCTCTGCGCGACACCGGTTAGAAGTTTTTGAACAATTTTTTCGTTTTTCCAATCCAAAATACTTACTTGAAAAAGGATATTTCCTCATCAGACAGCATCACCACTATCTGAAAGCAAGTGATTTGCAGCCTGATATGCAGGTAGAGATAGAAGGTGATAGATTGATTGTTGAGGCAAAAATCGGTAATAAAATAAATTAA
- a CDS encoding caspase family protein, which translates to MAQKIYGLIVGINKYPTINQLSGAVADAQAMYRFVMEKYRDLSPDIMLLTDEQATRANIINAFRNHLAKAGAGDTAFFHFSGHGSREQAPEEFRIFFPEGKNETLVCYDSRYAGGFDLADKELAVLLHELDKKSPHIVVSLDCCHSGSGTRKSIRQVAARQAERDGNLRSLDSYLDGYFSDMLHRENKISIPSSRHILLSACRNTELAWERVGNQGVFTSTLLETLEVAGTQISYAELFTKVSLKIQKDTNQHPQFEVYGGANAYDMFMLGSPMEGMVKLKVFYDTRKGDCWKINNGALQGMPVDHVQSINLQIYNEKRQVVAKAEVSAINQNDSKIILTEGEANLDKVVIYEATFTSIPELKIPIYSPVLPDNFNRVVPLALFKLVSEQEQGAYFLEIVSSGNKDQCRIVHRLSNKIITESSNPAYVHECLIKIARWETLRRLHNPTTKLNPTDLEIQFDLLAGEFSDAGTRLTGNELSFNIRKGADDKDELYWYKLFAENKTPRDLYVALLAISPLYGIYHVNYKKIPAGERAIMSFEDRSDFLAFTPEEKDDKESITLLKFIASTQEIDTTPLIQNDFSENKSRKHEAVASKSADEELQDRFGRALKRENADNQEDDWFTQDLTLRLVREESQISSQKEVVLSNGLIKIKPHKNLQASINFGQVYSGSRDAANRDTIFAQTAWDKGLPLFNLLGKSRGTQPAELLELSDIQGDVSMEQPLQMEISAGLGTNEILLPITFDGEDLLVVGSSHTDANGQTQVAIHELPEEQQNAKSRNVGRAIKLCFFKLVLNKAPDDLFLLRWVDYSKGKPERHTDGLAEKVANAKKIILAIHGIIGDTENIITFLRPLVQPHQSSGYDLVLSFDYENLNTPIGEIAQHLKKQLMDLGFAENDGKELTILAHSMGGLVSRYLIERENAGKWIDKLIMAGTPNGGSPFGKVPGYLQLVKTILTIGLGSAFFAPYLAWAGGLIVALERSKDLTVTLAQMKPDSDFMRELAASDDPHVSYCAIAGDITHYEQQSDKVVARIMEKMLLKLGNVMSGKEANDIAVKTDDILRINIHRQPPPVFEKVPCHHLNYFEHEAGVAALMKVL; encoded by the coding sequence ATGGCGCAAAAAATTTACGGATTAATTGTTGGTATCAATAAATACCCCACGATTAATCAACTCAGCGGGGCTGTTGCCGATGCTCAAGCCATGTATCGGTTTGTGATGGAAAAATACCGCGACCTGTCGCCCGATATCATGCTGCTGACTGATGAGCAGGCTACGCGCGCAAACATTATCAATGCCTTTCGCAACCACTTGGCTAAAGCCGGAGCAGGCGATACGGCATTTTTTCATTTCAGCGGGCATGGTTCGCGCGAGCAAGCCCCCGAGGAGTTTAGGATATTTTTTCCGGAGGGAAAAAATGAAACGCTGGTGTGTTACGACAGTCGCTATGCGGGTGGTTTTGACTTGGCAGACAAGGAGTTAGCCGTCTTGCTCCATGAGTTAGACAAAAAATCGCCGCATATTGTTGTTAGTTTAGATTGTTGCCATTCAGGCTCGGGAACGCGTAAATCCATTAGGCAGGTAGCAGCCCGACAAGCTGAGCGCGATGGCAATCTGCGTTCTTTGGATAGTTATCTGGATGGCTATTTCAGCGATATGCTGCATCGTGAAAATAAAATCAGCATACCGTCCTCGCGGCACATTTTACTTTCGGCTTGCCGCAATACCGAACTTGCGTGGGAACGCGTTGGTAATCAAGGAGTTTTTACTTCTACTTTGCTCGAAACGCTGGAAGTTGCGGGCACACAAATCAGTTATGCCGAATTATTTACCAAGGTTAGTCTAAAAATTCAGAAAGACACCAATCAACATCCTCAGTTTGAGGTTTATGGCGGAGCTAATGCCTATGATATGTTTATGCTTGGCTCACCAATGGAGGGCATGGTAAAACTGAAAGTATTTTACGACACCCGCAAAGGCGATTGTTGGAAAATCAACAATGGGGCGCTGCAAGGGATGCCCGTAGACCATGTACAGTCCATTAATTTGCAGATTTACAATGAGAAACGTCAAGTAGTTGCCAAGGCGGAGGTATCGGCCATTAACCAGAACGATTCAAAAATTATCCTAACAGAAGGCGAGGCAAACTTAGATAAGGTAGTTATCTATGAGGCTACTTTTACAAGTATCCCTGAACTAAAAATACCGATTTATTCGCCTGTTTTACCTGATAATTTTAACCGTGTTGTTCCTCTTGCATTGTTTAAACTCGTAAGCGAACAAGAGCAAGGTGCTTATTTTCTTGAAATTGTCAGCAGTGGCAACAAAGACCAATGCCGTATTGTACACCGTTTGTCCAATAAAATTATCACCGAAAGCAGTAATCCTGCCTATGTGCACGAGTGCCTGATTAAAATTGCCCGCTGGGAAACGCTGCGCCGCCTTCACAATCCTACAACCAAATTGAATCCGACCGACTTGGAGATTCAATTTGACCTGCTTGCGGGTGAATTTAGCGATGCAGGCACTCGCCTGACAGGTAATGAACTTTCCTTTAACATTCGCAAAGGGGCGGATGATAAAGATGAATTGTATTGGTACAAGTTATTTGCAGAGAACAAAACCCCACGCGATTTATACGTAGCCTTGCTTGCTATTTCGCCATTGTATGGCATTTATCATGTCAATTACAAAAAAATTCCGGCAGGTGAGCGAGCCATTATGAGTTTTGAAGACCGAAGTGATTTTTTGGCCTTCACACCGGAAGAAAAAGACGACAAAGAAAGCATTACCCTGCTTAAATTTATTGCAAGCACACAGGAAATTGATACTACGCCTCTGATTCAGAATGATTTCAGCGAAAATAAAAGCAGAAAACACGAGGCGGTGGCCAGCAAAAGTGCCGATGAGGAACTGCAAGACCGTTTTGGGCGTGCTCTGAAACGCGAAAATGCAGATAATCAGGAAGATGACTGGTTCACGCAAGACCTTACTTTGCGATTGGTTCGCGAGGAAAGTCAAATCAGTAGTCAAAAAGAAGTTGTTCTTTCCAACGGCTTGATTAAGATTAAACCCCATAAAAACTTGCAAGCAAGTATCAATTTCGGGCAGGTATACTCAGGCAGTCGCGATGCTGCGAACCGCGATACCATTTTTGCACAAACGGCGTGGGATAAAGGTTTGCCGCTGTTTAACCTGTTGGGCAAAAGCCGTGGCACACAACCTGCCGAGTTGCTGGAACTAAGTGATATTCAGGGCGATGTAAGTATGGAGCAGCCGCTGCAAATGGAAATCAGTGCGGGGCTTGGCACAAACGAGATATTGCTGCCTATCACGTTTGACGGCGAGGATTTACTCGTAGTGGGCAGCAGCCACACCGATGCCAACGGGCAAACACAGGTTGCCATTCATGAACTGCCCGAAGAACAGCAAAATGCCAAAAGCCGCAATGTCGGGCGGGCTATTAAGTTGTGCTTCTTCAAATTGGTACTCAATAAGGCTCCCGACGACTTGTTTTTATTGCGTTGGGTAGATTACAGCAAGGGCAAACCCGAAAGACACACCGACGGCTTAGCCGAAAAAGTAGCCAATGCTAAAAAAATTATCCTTGCTATTCACGGTATTATTGGTGATACAGAAAATATCATCACTTTTTTGCGCCCATTGGTTCAGCCGCATCAATCGAGCGGTTACGACCTTGTGCTTTCTTTTGATTATGAAAACCTGAATACGCCTATTGGGGAGATAGCTCAACATTTGAAAAAGCAACTGATGGATTTGGGTTTTGCGGAAAATGACGGCAAGGAACTGACTATTTTGGCACATTCAATGGGTGGGCTTGTATCGCGCTACCTGATTGAGCGGGAAAATGCCGGTAAGTGGATTGATAAACTCATCATGGCGGGAACGCCCAACGGAGGTTCTCCTTTCGGCAAAGTGCCGGGCTACTTGCAATTGGTGAAAACTATTTTGACCATTGGCTTGGGTTCAGCATTTTTTGCACCTTATTTGGCATGGGCTGGCGGATTGATAGTGGCGCTTGAACGAAGCAAAGACCTGACCGTTACCCTTGCGCAAATGAAGCCCGACAGTGACTTTATGCGTGAGTTGGCTGCTTCAGATGACCCGCACGTATCTTACTGTGCCATTGCGGGCGATATTACGCATTACGAGCAACAATCGGATAAGGTCGTTGCGCGCATCATGGAAAAAATGTTGCTCAAATTGGGCAATGTAATGAGCGGCAAAGAAGCCAATGATATTGCCGTTAAAACAGACGATATTTTGCGCATCAATATTCATCGTCAGCCTCCGCCTGTTTTTGAAAAAGTGCCTTGTCATCACCTCAACTATTTTGAGCACGAAGCAGGTGTGGCGGCATTGATGAAAGTGCTGTAA